A segment of the Leptospira barantonii genome:
CGCGCTCGACAACAGACCGCTGAACTTTCAAGAGTTCGAATCGTTGACTCCGAAAACTTTGTATGTTTCCGCGACTCCCGCTGAATACGAATTCGAAAAAAGCACTCAGGTGGTCGAACAGATCATCCGTCCAACGGGTCTTTTGGATCCGATCGTGGAAGTGCGTCCCACTAAAAATCAGATCGAGGATCTGCTCGTTGAAATCCGCAAAAGGATCGACGCGGGCGAACGGATTCTCGTCACAACTCTTACGAAAAAGATGTCGGAAGATTTAACCGATTACTACGAAGAGATCGGATTGAAGGTCGCGTATCTTCACTCGGAAGTTGAAACCTTGGATCGGGTCGCGATCATCCGCGATTTGAGAAAGGGGATCTACGACGTTCTGATCGGTATCAATCTTTTACGGGAAGGTCTTGATATTCCCGAGGTTTCCTTGGTCGCGATCCTCGACGCGGATAAGGAAGGTTTTTTAAGAAATTATAAATCTCTAATACAGACCATAGGCCGCGCCGCTCGTAACGTCAACGGGACCGCGATTCTTTACGCGGACAAGATGACCGATTCGATGACCAAGGCGATCGACGAAACCGATCGACGTAGAAAAATCCAGGAAGCGCATAACCTGAAATTCGGAATCACTCCGCTTACGATCAAGAAAGAAGTCGCGGACATCATCGAACGAGAGGAAAAGGAACAAACTTCGGAGGATCTGATCCTCGAAGACTTGGAGAAAAAATTCAATTCCAAGAAGTTCCCGAACAAGGAAGACTTGAAGGATAAACTCCGCGAAGAAATGCTCAAGGCCGCTAAAGATCTCGATTTTGAAAGAGCCGCAATCCTACGGGATAAAATGATGTCGATCCAAACGGACGAATCTACGACCGAAAACTAAAAGAAAGGAATTCATTTTGATAACGATCATCATCTGTCTCGTCACGTTCGGTATGAGTATCTGGTGTTTTTCATCCGAAGAAAAACTCGGCAAGTTCATTCTTACTCCGTATCGTTTGGAAAGAAATAAGAACTATTACACTCTTCTTACGTCCGGTTTTATTCACGCGGATTGGATGCATCTTATCTTCAACATGGTTTCGTTTTATTCTTTCGGTAGAAATTTGGAAATCACCGTGGGTCCGATCAAATATATTCTTTTTTATCTGGGAACGATTCTGATCACCAGCGTCATTTCCTGGAGAAAAAATTTGGACAATCCTCTTTACGCCACGTTAGGCGCTTCCGGCGGAGTCTGCGGCGTATTGTTTGCGACCATTCTTTTTTATCCGAACATGTCCTTGTATATGATGTTTATACCGATTCCGATTCCCGGCGCGATCTACGCGGTTTTGTATCTTGCGTATACTTATTTCTCCTCGAGAAGCGGAGCCGCGGACGGAATCAATCACGACGCGCATCTTTGGGGTGCGTTATGCGGAATCGCCTTCGCACTTTTGATGGACCCGGAAATTTTGGGAAGAGTTCTCAGGAATATGTCCGGCGCCGGAGATTGAGGACACTTCTCCGGTTTTAAACCGAACTTATAAAGGAGCGGGTTAAGATTTATCCCGCTTTTTCGATTTTAGTTTTGATAAACTTACGGTAATTATCCGAACCGAAACTTACGTCTAGCTTAATCACCTCGGGCGCGAGATACGGATGATGTTTCATGATGTATTCCTCGATTTTCGGATACTGATCGGATCGGGCTTTGATCATGATTTTATTTTCGGTATCCATCGCGATCTTTCCATCCCACTGATACATCAGGGTAACCTCGGGAAAAATCGTTCCCGAAATGATAATTCCTTCCTGAAGCATCTCGGAAATCTGAATTTCGGCAAGATCCCGATCGCTCAGAGTTGTAAATACGATAATCTCGTTTGAACTGGACATATTTTCTCCGGGGGAAAATATTCGGAGGTTTCTAAGAATTGGCAAGAAGTTTTTAACCGTTAATCCGAAATGATTTTTACGGTTTGTTCCGAAGGAGAAAATTCTAAATTAGAAAATTCTCATTGAGATTGAGGGCCGGGAGTGGTGGGTGTTGTGCTCGTTTCTCCCGAAAGAA
Coding sequences within it:
- a CDS encoding rhomboid family intramembrane serine protease gives rise to the protein MITIIICLVTFGMSIWCFSSEEKLGKFILTPYRLERNKNYYTLLTSGFIHADWMHLIFNMVSFYSFGRNLEITVGPIKYILFYLGTILITSVISWRKNLDNPLYATLGASGGVCGVLFATILFYPNMSLYMMFIPIPIPGAIYAVLYLAYTYFSSRSGAADGINHDAHLWGALCGIAFALLMDPEILGRVLRNMSGAGD
- the cutA gene encoding divalent-cation tolerance protein CutA, coding for MSSSNEIIVFTTLSDRDLAEIQISEMLQEGIIISGTIFPEVTLMYQWDGKIAMDTENKIMIKARSDQYPKIEEYIMKHHPYLAPEVIKLDVSFGSDNYRKFIKTKIEKAG